The following proteins are encoded in a genomic region of Thiohalorhabdus denitrificans:
- a CDS encoding class I SAM-dependent methyltransferase, translated as MSKPEVKTDEKKQHFDDIYVAENPVPYKERILDALEYVSDNFNKQTFDRLILPWAQEKASDSAPLNFVDLAGCFGNTTLATVNGMDYDAIRNNWRDEEACKTVDQPRRFPAKVTGIDISANALVYGQSAGIYDETIEADLNAPAPEARQAVDTALQEADILISTAALVYLESDAVAKVLDAFAAGSGEGYLLVNFLNPFALDAADATKRMLLDRFEFVGSMASRHRKMSALEQENYPGEEWALLEIWVLKRKG; from the coding sequence ATGAGCAAGCCGGAAGTGAAGACCGACGAGAAGAAGCAGCATTTCGACGACATCTACGTCGCCGAGAATCCGGTTCCCTACAAGGAACGGATCCTGGACGCGCTGGAGTACGTCTCCGACAACTTCAATAAGCAGACCTTCGATCGCCTGATCCTGCCCTGGGCCCAGGAAAAGGCGAGCGATAGCGCGCCGCTGAACTTCGTCGATCTCGCCGGCTGCTTCGGCAACACCACCTTGGCCACCGTCAACGGCATGGACTACGACGCCATCCGGAACAACTGGCGGGACGAGGAGGCCTGCAAGACCGTCGACCAGCCGCGCCGCTTCCCGGCCAAGGTCACCGGGATCGACATCTCCGCCAATGCGCTGGTCTACGGTCAGTCGGCCGGCATCTACGACGAGACCATCGAGGCGGACCTCAACGCCCCCGCCCCCGAGGCCCGGCAGGCGGTGGACACGGCCCTCCAGGAGGCCGACATCCTCATCTCCACCGCGGCCCTCGTCTACCTGGAATCGGATGCGGTGGCCAAGGTCCTCGACGCCTTTGCTGCGGGGTCCGGGGAAGGCTACCTGCTGGTCAACTTCCTCAATCCCTTCGCCCTCGACGCGGCCGACGCCACCAAGCGCATGCTTCTGGACCGCTTCGAGTTCGTGGGCAGCATGGCCAGCCGCCACCGCAAGATGTCCGCCCTGGAGCAGGAGAACTACCCCGGGGAAGAGTGGGCCCTGCTGGAGATCTGGGTGCTCAAGCGCAAAGGCTGA
- a CDS encoding DUF998 domain-containing protein: MVTATLLGGGLLAPLVYVAGILYAAAAYPGYRHSRQFTSELGTEPSPRATHFNNALCASGVLLVLFALGVALALGPGLLAYLIALGLGVYGATTTVMGRYPCDPGCPATPRSFPGVMHVLAGLLGSLALAMTMLMVAVALWPDGRGFALYSLITALSALLILLGIWFRYSAEVQGVVQRLYSAVTLTWVVGLSVALLGQ, from the coding sequence ATGGTGACGGCAACCTTGTTGGGTGGCGGGCTGCTGGCCCCGTTGGTGTACGTGGCCGGCATCCTGTACGCGGCCGCCGCCTATCCCGGCTATCGCCACAGTCGACAGTTCACCAGCGAGCTGGGCACCGAGCCTTCCCCCCGCGCCACCCATTTCAACAACGCCCTGTGCGCCTCGGGGGTGCTCCTCGTGCTCTTCGCCCTGGGGGTGGCCCTGGCTCTCGGCCCGGGCCTGCTGGCCTACCTCATCGCACTGGGGCTGGGGGTGTACGGTGCCACCACAACCGTCATGGGCCGGTATCCCTGCGACCCGGGCTGCCCCGCCACCCCGCGGTCCTTCCCGGGCGTGATGCACGTTCTAGCGGGCCTGCTGGGCTCCCTCGCGCTGGCAATGACCATGCTGATGGTCGCCGTCGCGCTCTGGCCCGACGGGCGGGGCTTCGCCCTCTACTCCCTGATCACGGCCCTTTCGGCCCTCCTCATCCTCCTCGGCATCTGGTTCCGGTACAGCGCCGAGGTGCAGGGGGTAGTGCAGCGCCTCTACTCCGCCGTGACCCTGACCTGGGTGGTGGGCTTGAGCGTGGCGCTGCTGGGCCAGTAA
- a CDS encoding SDR family NAD(P)-dependent oxidoreductase, with protein MRMEGSIALVTGGASGIGEATVRAMVAEGAQVVLADLDSERGDALVKELGDAWARFVPTDVSDENQVANLFDQAEQWAGTVDVVFNNAGIGHLGVSHEVSTKDWQRVVDINLTGVFLVAREALARMHQAGVAGSLINCASILGHVGQSQTAAYSAAKGGVVNLTRTLGLEYGPQGIRVNAVCPGYIETPLLDNLDEETREVLTRRHALGRMGRPEEVAAAVVFLASPEASFITGSSLMVDGGYTAGK; from the coding sequence ATGCGAATGGAAGGCAGCATCGCGTTGGTGACCGGCGGGGCCAGCGGCATCGGGGAGGCCACCGTCCGGGCCATGGTGGCCGAGGGGGCGCAGGTGGTGCTGGCGGATCTGGATTCGGAGCGCGGCGACGCGCTGGTCAAGGAGCTGGGGGACGCCTGGGCCCGCTTCGTGCCCACCGACGTCTCCGACGAGAACCAGGTGGCGAACCTGTTCGACCAGGCGGAGCAGTGGGCCGGGACGGTGGACGTGGTGTTCAACAACGCCGGCATCGGCCATCTGGGCGTCAGCCACGAGGTCTCCACCAAGGACTGGCAGCGGGTGGTGGACATCAACCTCACCGGCGTTTTCCTGGTGGCGCGGGAGGCCCTGGCGCGCATGCACCAAGCGGGGGTCGCCGGGTCCCTGATCAACTGCGCCTCGATCCTGGGGCACGTGGGCCAGAGCCAGACGGCGGCCTACTCCGCGGCCAAGGGCGGGGTGGTCAACCTGACCCGGACCCTGGGCCTGGAGTACGGACCGCAGGGCATCCGGGTCAACGCCGTGTGCCCCGGCTACATCGAGACCCCGTTGCTGGACAATCTGGACGAGGAGACCAGGGAGGTGCTCACCCGCCGCCACGCCCTGGGGCGCATGGGGCGGCCGGAGGAGGTGGCCGCGGCGGTGGTGTTCCTGGCCAGCCCCGAGGCCAGCTTCATCACCGGCTCCAGCCTGATGGTGGACGGCGGCTACACCGCCGGGAAGTAG
- a CDS encoding ferritin-like domain-containing protein: MNELTDAEIAALHEALDDEYRAWATYDQVLADFGEVRPFSNIREAEARHIEALRTLFTRYGLPVPENPWPGRVDLYDSLRDACKAGVAAEIANGAMYDRLLEASRRDDILAVLRNLRDASQQRHLPAFRRCAQGSPGGRGGAGRHRGGRERA, translated from the coding sequence ATGAACGAGCTCACCGATGCCGAAATAGCCGCCCTCCACGAGGCGCTGGACGACGAGTACCGTGCCTGGGCCACCTACGACCAGGTGCTCGCCGACTTCGGGGAAGTGCGGCCGTTCAGCAACATCCGCGAGGCCGAGGCGCGCCATATCGAAGCGCTGCGCACGCTGTTCACGCGCTATGGGCTGCCGGTCCCCGAGAACCCCTGGCCAGGCAGGGTGGACCTGTACGACAGCCTGCGGGACGCGTGCAAGGCGGGCGTGGCCGCGGAGATCGCCAACGGGGCAATGTACGACCGGCTGCTGGAGGCCAGCCGGCGCGACGACATCCTCGCGGTGCTGCGCAACCTCCGGGACGCCTCCCAGCAGCGGCACCTGCCGGCCTTCCGGCGCTGCGCGCAAGGATCGCCCGGGGGGCGGGGCGGCGCGGGGCGCCATCGGGGCGGAAGGGAGCGGGCCTGA
- a CDS encoding YwaF family protein: protein MSPADAFIHYGTSHLAALAVVAALALVAAVGPRRWPVLAPSRHGRRLLAGVLILELVGWHGLAALRGAFDPATDLPLHLCDVNQLLLAVYLVRPRARLFDVLYHWVLTSASLALLFPDLATDFPSVAYFSMFSTHGLSLVILCHLAWGLKIRPGARSPATAMAALGLYAVPVAAVNGLVGGNYLYLSELPAVPVPLMGLLPPAPYYWPVGAAFLYLVFRGLLRLAPGRG, encoded by the coding sequence ATGAGCCCTGCCGACGCCTTCATACACTATGGAACCAGCCACCTCGCGGCCTTGGCGGTGGTGGCCGCGCTGGCCCTGGTGGCGGCGGTGGGGCCGCGCCGCTGGCCGGTCCTGGCGCCGTCGCGGCACGGGCGGCGGCTGCTCGCCGGGGTGCTGATCCTGGAGCTGGTGGGCTGGCACGGGCTGGCCGCCCTGCGGGGCGCGTTCGATCCGGCAACGGATCTCCCCCTGCACCTCTGCGACGTGAACCAGCTGCTGCTGGCGGTCTATCTGGTGCGGCCGCGGGCGCGGCTGTTCGATGTCCTGTACCATTGGGTCCTTACCAGCGCGAGCCTGGCGCTGCTGTTCCCGGACCTGGCCACGGATTTCCCTTCCGTGGCCTATTTCTCCATGTTTTCCACCCACGGCCTGTCGTTGGTGATCCTGTGCCATCTGGCGTGGGGGCTGAAGATTCGGCCCGGCGCGCGGAGCCCGGCGACCGCCATGGCGGCGCTGGGCCTCTACGCGGTGCCGGTGGCGGCGGTCAACGGGCTGGTGGGCGGCAACTACCTCTACCTGTCCGAGCTGCCGGCGGTGCCCGTGCCTCTCATGGGCTTACTGCCTCCGGCGCCCTATTACTGGCCCGTAGGAGCGGCCTTCCTGTACCTGGTCTTCCGGGGCCTGCTCCGCCTGGCGCCGGGGCGGGGTTGA
- a CDS encoding matrixin family metalloprotease: MRRLVVLALLGGVLPAHACNVPIAYAVGEVDKRFDRSRAEFRAAVRDAARLWEEAAGRKLFEHRPGADFRINLAYGPLQEATERIQGLEKSADSLRVRIEERQDRLEAVKARFEGRARDFEAEVQELRRDRRAFEARLRKVREAGGAAPGEGKALEERRRELQERVAELQARQEDLKELQARLDRLAAETNALIERHNQQVREANERARPGREYRQGYYQRTGWGDEEITIRQYEGPRRLRFALAHELGHALGIGHVDEAGAVMHRVNEGGKSTPPSLTAADRAALREACGTGGSTGDGAREAESGFPVRRP, encoded by the coding sequence ATGCGCCGGCTTGTCGTCCTGGCCCTATTGGGCGGTGTGCTCCCGGCCCACGCCTGCAACGTCCCGATCGCCTACGCTGTGGGCGAGGTGGACAAACGCTTCGACCGCTCCCGGGCGGAATTTCGGGCCGCTGTCCGCGACGCCGCCCGCCTGTGGGAGGAGGCCGCCGGGCGAAAGCTGTTCGAGCACCGGCCCGGGGCGGACTTCCGGATCAACCTGGCCTACGGGCCGCTCCAGGAGGCCACCGAGCGCATCCAAGGGCTGGAAAAGAGCGCGGATTCCCTGCGGGTGCGGATCGAGGAGAGGCAGGACCGCCTGGAGGCGGTGAAGGCGCGCTTCGAGGGGCGGGCCCGCGACTTCGAGGCGGAGGTCCAGGAGCTCCGGCGGGACCGGCGGGCATTCGAGGCGCGGCTCCGGAAGGTTCGCGAGGCGGGCGGGGCTGCGCCCGGGGAGGGGAAGGCGCTCGAGGAGCGCCGCCGGGAGCTCCAGGAGCGGGTGGCGGAGCTTCAGGCCCGCCAGGAGGACCTGAAGGAGCTGCAGGCCCGGCTGGACCGGCTCGCCGCGGAGACCAACGCCCTGATCGAGCGCCACAACCAGCAGGTGCGGGAGGCCAACGAGCGGGCCCGTCCCGGTAGGGAGTACCGCCAGGGCTACTACCAGCGCACGGGCTGGGGCGACGAGGAGATCACCATCCGGCAGTACGAGGGCCCGCGACGGCTGCGCTTCGCCCTGGCCCACGAGCTGGGCCATGCCCTGGGTATCGGCCACGTGGACGAGGCCGGGGCGGTGATGCACCGGGTGAACGAGGGCGGGAAATCCACGCCTCCGTCTTTGACCGCCGCCGACCGCGCGGCCCTGCGGGAGGCGTGCGGGACGGGCGGGTCAACCGGGGACGGGGCCAGGGAAGCCGAGAGTGGGTTTCCGGTGCGGCGCCCTTGA
- a CDS encoding class I SAM-dependent methyltransferase — MPKAEPFEAHHQRYEAWFGEHEAPYISELLALRPFVPWRGRGLEIGVGSGRFAAPLGVQVGVDPSPAMLAYAAARGIEPVEGVAEDLPFAAGSFDYALVVTTICFVDSAAAMVAEAYRVLRPGGRLVIGFIDRESDLGQEYLAHQEESVFYREAVFHSADEVARLLADAGFAVGEWAQTLAHPLPETREIEPLWPGRGRCAFVVVATER, encoded by the coding sequence GTGCCCAAGGCAGAGCCCTTCGAGGCCCACCACCAGCGTTACGAGGCCTGGTTCGGCGAGCACGAAGCCCCTTACATCTCGGAGCTGCTCGCCCTGCGCCCCTTCGTGCCCTGGCGGGGCCGGGGCCTGGAGATCGGCGTGGGCAGCGGCCGCTTCGCCGCCCCGCTGGGCGTGCAGGTGGGGGTGGATCCGTCCCCGGCCATGCTGGCCTACGCCGCCGCGCGGGGCATCGAGCCCGTGGAGGGGGTGGCAGAGGATCTGCCCTTCGCCGCCGGCAGCTTCGACTACGCCCTGGTGGTGACCACCATCTGCTTCGTGGACTCGGCGGCAGCCATGGTGGCGGAGGCCTACCGGGTGCTCCGGCCGGGCGGGCGGCTGGTAATCGGCTTCATCGACCGGGAAAGCGACCTGGGGCAGGAGTATCTGGCCCACCAGGAGGAGAGCGTGTTCTACCGCGAGGCGGTCTTCCACTCCGCCGACGAGGTGGCGCGTCTGCTGGCCGACGCCGGGTTCGCGGTGGGGGAGTGGGCCCAGACCCTCGCCCATCCCCTGCCCGAGACCCGGGAGATCGAGCCCCTGTGGCCGGGGCGGGGGCGCTGCGCCTTCGTGGTGGTGGCGACCGAACGCTAG
- a CDS encoding cation-transporting P-type ATPase, with amino-acid sequence MGDPPPEEVPWHGLKIEEVLARQDATAHGLSGGQVRERLERYGENRLPAPERSGPWKLFLRQFHNVLIYVLLAAAGGTAFLDHWVDTGVILGVVLINAVVGFLQEGKAEEALDAIRGMLSPKALVLRDGQRRTIPAEELVPGDLVFLQAGDKVPADLRLLRAHNMRVNEAMLTGESVAVDKRAEPVAPDADLGDRDSMAFSGTLVAFGQGRGVVVATGSATQIGRISTLLEEVETLTTPLLRDIGVFGRWLSVAILVLAGVTFAFGYWVRDYELVETFLAAVSLAVAAIPEGLPAIMTITLAIGVQRMAGRNAIIRRLPAVETLGSVTTICSDKTGTLTRNEMTVQNIVTAEDTFGVSGVGYEPHGGFSLEGRDVEPADHPVLAEALRAILLCNDAEIHNRDGEWVLEGDPTEGALVTAALKGQLDPRETGELYPRDDVIPFEAAYKFMVTLHHHHAGDHSFLFLKGAPERVLALCDKERTRDGGARPIDTGRWERRMEAEASRGQRLLAVAVKDVEADKRALEFGDVEEGGLTLVAVCGIIDPPREEAIQAVRECQEAGIRVKMITGDHGVTARAVAEDLKIRTAGGVVAGHELEGLSAEELERAVREVDVFARATPEHKLRLVEAIQADGHVVAVTGDGVNDAPALKRADVGVAMGVKGTEASKEAAEMVLADDNFASIANAVEEGRTVYDNLRKAILFLLPTSGGEGFTIMAAILLGVTLPFTPVQVLWVNMVTAVTLGLALAFEPTEPGVMRRPPRPPETPILSGFLIWRVAFVSALLLAGTFGHYLWMEWQEAEVEIARTVAINTLVMGELVYLFNSRYILESVLNPAGLLGSRAVLLAVGVLVVLQALFTYAPPMQFLFGTAPLRLEEWGIILVFGVALFLVVELEKAFFRHRRQRVP; translated from the coding sequence ATGGGCGATCCCCCGCCCGAGGAGGTTCCCTGGCACGGCCTGAAAATCGAGGAGGTCCTCGCCAGACAGGACGCCACGGCGCACGGCCTGTCCGGCGGGCAGGTGCGGGAGCGCCTGGAGCGCTACGGGGAGAACCGTCTGCCCGCCCCGGAACGCTCGGGGCCCTGGAAGCTCTTCCTCCGCCAGTTCCACAACGTCCTCATCTACGTGCTGCTCGCCGCCGCGGGCGGCACCGCCTTCCTGGACCACTGGGTGGATACCGGGGTGATCCTGGGGGTGGTGCTCATCAACGCCGTTGTGGGCTTCCTCCAGGAGGGCAAGGCGGAGGAGGCCCTGGACGCCATCCGCGGCATGCTCTCGCCCAAGGCGCTGGTGCTGCGCGACGGCCAGCGGCGCACCATTCCCGCCGAGGAGCTGGTGCCCGGCGACCTGGTCTTCCTGCAGGCGGGCGACAAGGTGCCCGCCGACCTGCGCCTGCTCCGCGCCCACAACATGCGCGTCAACGAGGCCATGCTCACCGGCGAGTCCGTGGCGGTGGATAAGCGCGCCGAGCCGGTGGCGCCGGACGCGGATCTGGGCGACCGCGACTCCATGGCCTTCTCCGGGACCCTGGTGGCCTTCGGCCAGGGGCGGGGCGTGGTGGTGGCCACGGGCAGCGCTACCCAGATCGGGCGCATCTCCACCCTGCTGGAGGAGGTGGAAACCCTCACCACCCCGCTGCTGCGGGACATCGGGGTATTCGGGCGCTGGCTGTCCGTGGCCATTCTGGTGCTGGCCGGGGTCACCTTCGCCTTCGGCTACTGGGTGCGGGACTACGAGCTGGTGGAGACCTTCCTGGCGGCGGTGAGTCTGGCGGTGGCCGCCATTCCCGAGGGGTTGCCGGCCATCATGACCATCACCCTGGCCATCGGCGTGCAGCGCATGGCCGGGCGCAACGCCATCATCCGCCGCCTTCCGGCGGTGGAGACCCTGGGCTCGGTCACCACCATCTGCTCCGACAAGACCGGCACGCTCACCCGCAACGAAATGACGGTCCAGAACATCGTCACCGCCGAGGACACCTTCGGGGTGAGCGGCGTGGGCTACGAGCCCCACGGCGGGTTCTCCCTGGAGGGCCGGGACGTGGAGCCCGCCGACCATCCGGTCCTCGCCGAGGCGCTGCGCGCCATCCTGCTGTGCAACGACGCCGAGATCCACAACCGGGACGGCGAGTGGGTGCTGGAGGGCGACCCCACGGAGGGGGCGCTGGTCACCGCGGCGCTCAAGGGGCAGCTCGATCCCCGGGAGACCGGCGAGCTCTATCCCCGCGACGACGTGATCCCTTTCGAGGCCGCCTACAAGTTCATGGTCACCCTGCACCACCACCACGCGGGGGACCACAGCTTCCTCTTCCTGAAGGGGGCGCCGGAGCGGGTGCTGGCCCTGTGCGACAAGGAGCGCACCCGGGATGGCGGCGCGCGGCCCATCGATACCGGGCGCTGGGAGCGCCGCATGGAGGCGGAGGCCTCCCGGGGGCAGCGCCTGCTGGCGGTGGCGGTCAAGGACGTGGAAGCGGACAAGCGTGCGCTGGAGTTCGGCGACGTGGAGGAGGGCGGCCTTACGCTGGTGGCCGTGTGCGGCATCATCGACCCGCCCCGGGAGGAGGCCATCCAGGCCGTCCGGGAGTGCCAAGAGGCGGGGATCCGGGTGAAGATGATCACCGGCGACCACGGCGTGACCGCCCGGGCCGTGGCCGAGGACCTGAAGATCCGCACCGCGGGCGGCGTGGTGGCGGGCCACGAGCTGGAGGGGCTTTCGGCGGAGGAGCTGGAGCGGGCGGTGCGGGAGGTGGACGTGTTCGCCCGCGCCACCCCGGAGCACAAGCTGCGGTTGGTGGAGGCCATCCAGGCCGACGGCCACGTCGTGGCGGTGACCGGCGACGGCGTCAACGACGCCCCGGCGCTCAAGCGCGCCGACGTGGGCGTGGCCATGGGGGTCAAGGGCACCGAGGCCTCCAAGGAGGCCGCCGAGATGGTGCTCGCCGACGACAACTTCGCCTCCATCGCCAATGCGGTGGAGGAGGGCCGCACGGTCTACGACAACCTGCGCAAGGCCATCCTGTTCCTGCTGCCCACCAGCGGCGGCGAGGGCTTCACCATCATGGCCGCCATCCTGCTGGGGGTGACCCTGCCGTTTACTCCGGTGCAGGTGCTGTGGGTGAACATGGTCACCGCCGTGACCCTGGGCCTGGCCCTGGCCTTCGAGCCCACCGAGCCCGGCGTCATGCGCCGCCCGCCCAGGCCGCCCGAGACGCCCATCCTCTCGGGCTTCCTGATCTGGCGCGTGGCCTTCGTCTCGGCGCTGCTACTGGCGGGCACCTTCGGCCACTACCTGTGGATGGAGTGGCAGGAGGCGGAGGTGGAGATCGCTCGCACCGTGGCCATCAATACCCTGGTGATGGGCGAGCTGGTCTACCTGTTCAACAGCCGCTACATCCTGGAGTCGGTGCTCAACCCCGCCGGCCTCCTGGGCAGCCGGGCCGTGCTCCTTGCTGTGGGCGTGCTGGTGGTTCTCCAGGCGCTTTTCACCTACGCCCCACCGATGCAGTTCCTGTTCGGCACCGCCCCCCTGCGTCTCGAGGAGTGGGGCATCATCCTGGTCTTCGGCGTGGCCCTGTTCCTGGTGGTGGAGCTGGAGAAGGCCTTCTTCCGGCATCGCCGGCAGCGGGTCCCGTAA
- a CDS encoding peptidoglycan DD-metalloendopeptidase family protein, with protein MVEGKPIRALVLAHGLLLILAGCGAPPIQAPSYHGPAPEHYQVRRGDTVYSIAQRFGLDHEAVLAWNDIQDPSRLRTGQRLRLRPPRDANVGDGGAETKDGPVASKAAVRGGGGEGDVANTSGSSSTAAPGNWRWPLEGPIIQGFDDDGRDRNKGIEIGAPAGTEVRAAADGEVVYSGDGLRGYGNLVIVRHAGGYITAYAYNQANEVAEGDEVAAGDVVARVGSTGSASESSLHFELRRRTDAIDPLRVLPAR; from the coding sequence GTGGTGGAGGGGAAGCCCATCCGCGCCCTGGTACTGGCCCACGGCCTGCTGCTGATCCTGGCGGGGTGCGGGGCGCCGCCCATCCAGGCCCCCAGCTACCACGGGCCCGCCCCCGAGCACTACCAAGTCCGACGCGGCGACACCGTCTACAGCATCGCCCAGCGCTTCGGTCTCGACCACGAGGCGGTTCTGGCCTGGAACGATATCCAGGACCCGAGCCGGCTGCGGACGGGGCAGCGCCTGCGGCTAAGGCCGCCGCGGGACGCAAACGTAGGGGACGGTGGGGCGGAGACCAAGGACGGCCCGGTGGCGAGCAAGGCCGCCGTACGGGGCGGGGGAGGCGAGGGAGACGTTGCGAACACGTCCGGATCCTCGTCGACGGCGGCGCCGGGGAATTGGCGATGGCCGCTGGAGGGCCCGATCATCCAGGGCTTCGACGACGACGGCCGGGATCGCAACAAGGGCATCGAGATCGGCGCCCCCGCCGGGACGGAGGTCCGCGCGGCGGCCGACGGCGAGGTGGTCTATTCCGGGGACGGCCTGCGGGGCTACGGCAACCTGGTCATCGTCCGCCATGCCGGCGGCTACATCACCGCCTACGCCTACAACCAGGCCAACGAGGTGGCCGAGGGGGACGAGGTGGCCGCCGGCGATGTGGTGGCCCGGGTGGGAAGCACCGGCTCCGCCAGCGAGTCCTCCCTGCATTTCGAGCTGCGTCGCCGCACCGACGCCATCGACCCCCTGCGGGTCCTGCCGGCCCGGTAG
- a CDS encoding thioredoxin family protein gives MVGRRWLVGALALLLSALLAGPPGAAAGQGAEERGRVDWEAAGWLDDLAAARARARQVGKPVFVYFDAEWCSWCHQYEAETLSRARVQRTLRAETVPVRLDWDARRDLVNRYGGRGLPFNVLLAPDGRVLRTFTGILPPQELIALVRDIPEAEPGPEEPETTPSGLGRAGYEAYRSAFLEHVERLYAPDVGTLAGRYETGTGLKRTQPRTWMWLEGRPGWSERAREARAVEVERLLDPLDGGFFYYVDPHRPEAHRETAKLLEHNAWMVAWLAGSDRHRVRNAAWSGWFFLRITLWDAENGGFWRARIADAEYYARPASERLARRAPPVDRAKLADANAQAALALLRAGRRLEDPALAEHARGALDYVLAELLHEGRLYHSLRDGERAVAGLPEDLFWVLIAGDAVQEQAAEAWRAERLGAVATLAARWLDERMEEGGGSPRGEVAALAARACGLRERYPVLPAGCREWALERLALGPETRPDWLVPGLRAWEARLGERDGRGSVKVP, from the coding sequence ATGGTCGGGCGCAGATGGCTGGTCGGGGCGCTCGCCCTGCTGCTAAGCGCCCTGCTGGCGGGGCCGCCGGGAGCGGCCGCCGGGCAGGGGGCGGAAGAGCGTGGGCGCGTGGACTGGGAGGCCGCGGGCTGGCTCGACGACCTCGCCGCGGCGCGGGCCCGCGCGCGTCAGGTCGGCAAGCCGGTGTTCGTGTACTTCGACGCTGAATGGTGCAGCTGGTGCCACCAGTACGAGGCGGAGACCCTGAGCAGGGCGCGGGTCCAACGCACCCTGCGCGCCGAGACGGTGCCGGTGCGCCTGGACTGGGACGCCCGCCGGGACCTGGTCAACCGCTACGGGGGCCGGGGCCTGCCGTTCAACGTCCTTCTGGCGCCGGACGGGCGGGTCCTGCGCACCTTCACCGGCATCCTGCCGCCGCAGGAGCTCATCGCCCTGGTGCGCGACATCCCGGAGGCCGAGCCGGGTCCGGAGGAGCCGGAAACCACCCCTTCCGGGCTCGGCCGCGCGGGCTACGAGGCGTACCGCTCCGCCTTCCTGGAGCACGTGGAGCGCCTCTACGCCCCGGATGTGGGCACCCTGGCCGGCCGCTACGAGACCGGCACGGGCCTCAAGCGCACCCAGCCCCGTACCTGGATGTGGCTGGAGGGCCGGCCGGGGTGGTCGGAGCGCGCCCGGGAGGCGCGGGCGGTGGAGGTGGAGCGGCTGCTGGATCCGCTTGACGGCGGCTTCTTCTACTACGTGGACCCGCACCGCCCGGAGGCCCACCGCGAGACCGCCAAGCTTCTGGAGCACAACGCCTGGATGGTGGCCTGGCTGGCGGGCTCCGACCGGCATCGGGTGCGCAACGCCGCCTGGTCGGGCTGGTTCTTCCTGCGGATCACCCTGTGGGACGCGGAGAACGGCGGCTTCTGGCGGGCCCGCATCGCCGACGCCGAATACTACGCGCGTCCCGCCTCGGAGCGACTCGCCCGGAGGGCCCCGCCGGTGGACCGGGCCAAGCTGGCGGATGCCAACGCCCAGGCCGCGCTCGCCCTGCTGCGGGCCGGGCGTCGCCTGGAGGATCCGGCCCTGGCCGAGCATGCCCGGGGCGCCCTGGACTACGTGCTGGCGGAGCTGCTCCACGAGGGACGACTGTACCACAGCCTGCGGGACGGCGAGCGGGCCGTGGCGGGGCTGCCGGAGGACCTGTTCTGGGTGCTGATCGCCGGGGACGCCGTGCAGGAGCAGGCGGCCGAGGCGTGGCGGGCCGAGCGGCTGGGGGCCGTGGCCACCTTGGCCGCCCGCTGGCTGGACGAGCGGATGGAGGAGGGCGGGGGGTCGCCGCGCGGCGAGGTGGCCGCCCTGGCGGCCCGTGCCTGCGGCCTGCGCGAGCGGTACCCGGTGCTGCCGGCAGGATGCCGGGAGTGGGCCCTGGAACGCCTGGCCCTGGGCCCCGAGACCCGCCCCGACTGGCTCGTGCCCGGCCTGCGCGCCTGGGAGGCGCGGCTCGGGGAGCGGGACGGAAGGGGCTCTGTGAAGGTACCCTGA